The Eikenella corrodens genome segment TGATTTTTACAGTGGCTCCCTATCTTTTGCCGCGCCTGATTTTGTCGCTGCGCAAGCTGGCGCCCGATATGCCGCTGATGCTGGAAGAGCACTACACCGCCAACCTCACCGACTCCCTGAAAAAAGGCGAGTTGGACGCCATCGTGGTGGCCGAGCCCTTCCAAGAGCCGGGCATCATCACCGAGCCGCTGTATGACGAGCCGTTTTTCGTCATCGTGCCGAAGGGGCACGAATTCGAAGAGCTCGACGCCGTATCCGTGCAGCAGCTGACAGAACAGCAAGTGCTGCTGCTCAGCGAAGGCAACTGCATGCGCGACCAAGTTTTAGAAAGCTGTAGCAAATTGGCCTCCCGCCAGCGCATCCTCGGCCTGGCCAACACCCTGCAGGGCAGTTCCATCAACACCATCCGCCATATGGTAGCCAGCGGCCTGGGCATCAGCGTACTGCCCTCCAGCGCCCTCACGGACAACGACCACTTGCTGTTTTCCATCATCCCCTTCGAGCCGCCCGTACCCAACCGCCGCATCGTATTGGCCTCGCGCCGTAACTTTGTACGACCGCAGGCATTGCAGGCATTGCGCCAAGCCATTCTGAAATCCCAGCTTACCGGTGTGCGTTTTGCCGAAGCCTAGCCGGTTTGGCAGAGGCTACCTGAAATCGTCTGATTATTTTTGGGGCTGTCCTAGATAACCAGGAATATTCAAAATTGATTAAAATATTCCTATGAGAAAAAGTCGCCTCAGCCAGCCCGTTCAAAACAAACTGATCGAATTGTTCGTTGCAGGAGCAACCGCCCGTACTGCCGCCGAATTGGCCGGAGTCAATAAAAACACCGCTGCCTACTACTTTCACCGTTTACGCTTGCTTATCTTTAATCGTTGCGAACACTTGGAAATGTTTGATGGCGAAGTAGAAGCAGATGAAAGCTATTTTGGCGGCTGCCGCAAAGGCAAACGCGGTCGCGGAGCAGCCGGAAAAGTGGTGGTATTCGGACTGTTGAAGCGTAACGGTAAGGTTTACACCGTTACCGTGGCCAATACTCAGTCGGCTACCCTGCTGCCGATTATCCGGGAGAAGGTAAGGCCGGACAGTGTGGTCTATACTGATTGCCACAGTGCCTACAATGTATTGGATGTTAGCGAGTTTAACCACTTGCGCATCAATCACCGCACCTGTTTTGCAGACAGGCAAAACCACATTAACGGGATTGAGAACTTCTGGAGTCAGGCCAAACGCCATTTGCGTAAATTCAACGGCATTCCGAAAAAGCATTTCGAACTGTATTTGAAAGAGTGCGAATGGCGATTTAACAACAATGAAATGAAATCTCAAATTGCCATGTTAAAACAAATGGTAAAAGATAGTCTAACCTAGTTATCTAGGACAGCCCCTTATTTTTTCAGGTAGCCTTAAAACGGCCGGCAAGCGGCAAACCCTAATGCCTGATGAAGCACAGTGCTTCAGCCATGCCTTAAAGATGAAAAGGCTACCTGAAAATCCCAACAACCATTTTTCAGGTAGCCTTTAGCTTTGTTTTGTTTAATCGGCAAACCAAGTACAATACCGCCATTATTTTTTCCAACTTTCCTGCACAACCATGCTCAC includes the following:
- a CDS encoding hydrogen peroxide-inducible genes activator, which codes for MTLTELRYIVAVAQERHFGRAAQRCFVSQPTLSIAIKKLEEELSVSLFDRSSNEVKPTETGERIITQAHRVLEEADRIKHLAASEQNELAGVFKLGLIFTVAPYLLPRLILSLRKLAPDMPLMLEEHYTANLTDSLKKGELDAIVVAEPFQEPGIITEPLYDEPFFVIVPKGHEFEELDAVSVQQLTEQQVLLLSEGNCMRDQVLESCSKLASRQRILGLANTLQGSSINTIRHMVASGLGISVLPSSALTDNDHLLFSIIPFEPPVPNRRIVLASRRNFVRPQALQALRQAILKSQLTGVRFAEA
- a CDS encoding IS1595-like element ISEco1 family transposase, with product MRKSRLSQPVQNKLIELFVAGATARTAAELAGVNKNTAAYYFHRLRLLIFNRCEHLEMFDGEVEADESYFGGCRKGKRGRGAAGKVVVFGLLKRNGKVYTVTVANTQSATLLPIIREKVRPDSVVYTDCHSAYNVLDVSEFNHLRINHRTCFADRQNHINGIENFWSQAKRHLRKFNGIPKKHFELYLKECEWRFNNNEMKSQIAMLKQMVKDSLT